One window of Bacteroidota bacterium genomic DNA carries:
- a CDS encoding cytidine deaminase, which produces MAFQFQTLLRRSYVPYSNDPNAAIAVLADGRWIPGVRIESASFPLTIPAVTAALVGAQALVGLEAVVGVQAHKPFTVAERDLIQVALGRSTRAVTDHAVLIESSAYAPDLVAPVDIPGHIGHPQDEATFATAAFIQRARDEAMRRARVPHSDFPVGCIVETRGGVAVPGVNVEFDDWTRGLCAERTALALTLAYGLVPAALYISCVKAPGGTPCGACRQVIAELVPNGPIWIDYHNAPPQKTTAPALLPDAFVGDGLLHAPTDRSA; this is translated from the coding sequence ATGGCCTTCCAATTCCAGACGCTCCTTCGCCGATCGTACGTGCCCTACAGCAACGATCCCAACGCGGCCATTGCGGTCCTCGCAGACGGTCGATGGATCCCCGGCGTGCGTATCGAAAGTGCTTCGTTCCCGCTCACGATCCCGGCGGTGACCGCAGCCCTCGTCGGGGCACAGGCGCTTGTCGGGCTCGAAGCTGTAGTGGGGGTGCAGGCGCACAAGCCATTCACGGTCGCCGAGCGCGACCTCATCCAGGTAGCTCTCGGCCGTTCCACCCGAGCGGTGACGGACCATGCTGTGCTGATCGAGTCCAGCGCCTATGCACCCGACCTTGTCGCACCCGTGGACATCCCAGGCCACATCGGTCATCCACAAGACGAGGCCACGTTCGCGACCGCCGCCTTCATCCAACGGGCGCGGGATGAGGCGATGCGTAGAGCACGGGTCCCCCATTCCGACTTTCCCGTAGGCTGCATCGTCGAAACACGCGGGGGCGTAGCCGTCCCTGGAGTTAACGTGGAGTTCGACGACTGGACGCGCGGGCTGTGCGCAGAGCGTACGGCGCTAGCCCTTACGCTGGCGTACGGCTTGGTGCCCGCGGCGCTCTACATCAGCTGCGTCAAGGCGCCGGGCGGTACGCCGTGTGGCGCCTGCCGCCAAGTCATCGCCGAGTTAGTGCCTAACGGCCCAATCTGGATCGACTACCATAACGCGCCGCCGCAGAAAACGACTGCCCCGGCCCTCCTTCCCGATGCCTTTGTAGGGGATGGCCTGCTTCACGCCCCCACAGATCGGTCGGCGTAG
- a CDS encoding response regulator, producing MAALPPRDSINRRVLVVDDDETNLDLARHILQLSRLDVTVCQSGNEALDLYERARSNQSPFNVVVADLMMPGMSGTDLASRLVVTPNPPRLVCVTGRVAPTTLEMCAAAGFDVVVTKPYRMASLLLAVMGSSNTDSAKLATSAPSPAFRAPRFQTPYAAR from the coding sequence ATGGCTGCCTTGCCTCCTCGTGACTCGATCAATCGTCGCGTTCTTGTCGTGGACGACGATGAGACGAACCTGGATCTAGCGCGTCACATCCTGCAACTCTCCCGTCTAGACGTAACGGTCTGCCAGTCCGGCAATGAGGCCCTGGACTTGTATGAGCGCGCGCGCTCGAACCAGTCCCCGTTCAACGTCGTGGTAGCTGACCTCATGATGCCTGGGATGAGCGGGACTGATCTAGCTTCCCGCCTCGTGGTCACGCCGAACCCACCGAGGCTGGTGTGCGTGACCGGACGCGTCGCCCCGACTACGCTTGAGATGTGCGCGGCCGCCGGGTTTGACGTGGTGGTGACCAAGCCCTACCGGATGGCATCGCTTCTCCTCGCCGTTATGGGGTCCTCTAATACGGATTCGGCGAAACTCGCCACGAGCGCACCCTCCCCGGCGTTTCGAGCTCCTCGTTTTCAAACCCCGTATGCGGCTCGGTAG
- the panB gene encoding 3-methyl-2-oxobutanoate hydroxymethyltransferase codes for MSTQTVSATASRAKRVTTQTLQEMRALGTPISMLTAYDYTSARLLDAAGVDVLLVGDSASNVMAGHETTVPITLDHMIYHAQCVVRGVQRALVIVDLPFGSYQGNSDEALRSAIRVMKETGGHAVKLEGGAPVVDSIRRIIDAGIPVMGHLGLTPQSIYKFGTYRVRARAEEEAERLRNDALLLQEAGCFGLVLEKIPTGLATEVTTSLSIPTIGIGAGAACSGQVLVTHDMLGLTKDFNPRFVRRYANLADTVTDAVQAYITDVQAGAFPSEAESYS; via the coding sequence ATGAGCACCCAGACCGTTTCCGCCACCGCCTCCCGTGCAAAGCGAGTGACCACGCAGACTTTGCAGGAGATGCGCGCTTTAGGCACGCCGATTTCCATGCTGACGGCCTACGACTACACGTCGGCGCGGCTTCTCGACGCCGCGGGGGTTGACGTCCTGCTCGTGGGAGATTCCGCCTCGAACGTGATGGCGGGACACGAGACGACCGTACCGATAACACTCGACCACATGATCTACCACGCCCAATGCGTGGTGCGAGGCGTCCAGCGCGCTCTTGTCATCGTAGACCTGCCCTTCGGGAGCTACCAAGGCAACTCAGATGAGGCGTTGCGCTCAGCGATCCGAGTGATGAAGGAAACCGGCGGCCATGCCGTCAAACTGGAAGGTGGGGCTCCGGTCGTCGATTCGATCCGCCGCATCATCGACGCTGGGATCCCCGTGATGGGGCACCTTGGGTTGACGCCGCAAAGCATCTACAAGTTTGGCACCTATCGGGTGCGCGCACGGGCGGAGGAGGAGGCCGAACGTCTCCGGAACGATGCGCTGCTCCTGCAAGAGGCCGGCTGCTTCGGACTCGTGCTGGAGAAGATCCCAACAGGCCTGGCGACCGAAGTAACGACCTCGCTATCGATCCCCACGATCGGTATTGGGGCGGGTGCTGCCTGCAGTGGCCAGGTGCTCGTGACTCACGACATGTTGGGTCTAACGAAAGACTTCAATCCGCGCTTCGTTCGGCGCTACGCCAACCTCGCCGACACCGTAACGGACGCCGTTCAGGCGTACATCACCGACGTACAAGCTGGAGCCTTCCCCAGCGAAGCGGAGAGCTACTCATAA
- a CDS encoding OmpH family outer membrane protein produces MPMLYRFFLAALVALTLAPVAAQAQDVKIGYLDPDLLLARMPEARDVQSQLQQRLQADQQELATLQQNLAERYQDYEQNASVLNDEARQQREQELLSMQQDLQSAQQEKLQALQQQEAQLLQPLYDKLQTAIDQVAGEQGIAIVFSTRANDAPVVLYAGANAVDLTQPVAEQLGISLTAGGGGQ; encoded by the coding sequence ATGCCCATGCTTTACCGCTTCTTTCTTGCTGCGCTCGTGGCGCTCACGCTTGCCCCGGTCGCCGCGCAGGCGCAGGACGTCAAGATCGGCTACCTCGACCCTGACCTCCTTCTCGCCCGGATGCCGGAAGCTCGCGACGTCCAGAGCCAGCTCCAGCAGCGTCTCCAGGCCGACCAGCAGGAACTGGCAACGCTCCAGCAGAACCTCGCCGAGCGCTACCAGGACTATGAGCAGAACGCCTCCGTGCTGAACGATGAGGCCCGCCAGCAGCGCGAGCAGGAGTTGCTCTCGATGCAGCAGGACCTCCAGTCGGCTCAGCAGGAGAAGCTTCAGGCCCTGCAGCAGCAGGAAGCCCAGCTCCTCCAGCCCCTCTACGACAAGCTCCAAACCGCGATCGACCAGGTCGCAGGCGAGCAGGGCATCGCGATCGTCTTTTCGACACGAGCCAACGACGCCCCGGTCGTACTCTACGCCGGCGCCAACGCGGTTGACCTGACGCAGCCCGTAGCCGAGCAACTCGGTATCTCGCTGACAGCGGGCGGCGGCGGCCAGTAG
- a CDS encoding OmpH family outer membrane protein, which yields MLRYSPLLALLLLAVLPASAQQKIGFVDTQRILERLPEYASVQQSLNQLAQEFTTELDRLQGEVDALEQEFAARELLYTDEERQRKKDEIRQARQELNQRRGQYFGPDGELFREEQTRLRPVQERVLTAIEAVALDEDYDYVVDRGGELLLLFAKPEHDLTDFVLVELDIDTAVGGR from the coding sequence ATGCTTCGCTACTCTCCCCTGCTTGCGCTCTTGCTGCTCGCCGTCCTACCGGCTTCGGCTCAGCAAAAAATCGGCTTCGTCGATACGCAGCGCATCTTGGAGCGGCTGCCTGAATACGCGTCGGTGCAGCAGAGCCTAAATCAGCTCGCGCAGGAGTTCACTACCGAACTTGACCGGCTGCAAGGCGAGGTCGATGCGCTGGAGCAGGAGTTCGCCGCGCGGGAGTTGCTTTACACCGACGAAGAGCGGCAACGCAAGAAAGACGAGATCCGCCAAGCCCGGCAGGAGCTAAACCAGCGCCGGGGCCAGTACTTCGGCCCGGACGGCGAGCTGTTCCGCGAGGAGCAGACCCGCCTACGCCCTGTCCAGGAACGCGTGCTCACCGCGATCGAGGCCGTCGCTCTCGACGAGGACTACGACTACGTCGTGGACCGGGGCGGGGAACTGCTGCTGCTCTTCGCAAAGCCGGAGCACGACCTCACCGACTTCGTTCTCGTTGAACTCGATATCGACACCGCGGTGGGCGGGCGCTAA
- the bamA gene encoding outer membrane protein assembly factor BamA: MPRLFLLLSTLAVALFFTTFPVAAQLPGQQLGQARPATPQVYEVLGLSVAGTEDENTRRFVLQVSGLEVGQRVQMPVDDGIAEAVRKLYQAGSFSNVEVLAENIVGEGIFLLIRVEEQPRLASIQFEGVKRGQRDDLEETVPLLRGRPVRPADLARTEQAIINYFRDEGYLLATVDHTVSVNDNGRADVVFNVDRGRKVEVENISFVGNDSFSERTLRKRLKNTPEDRWWRFWSGESFVAQDFEEDLQTLVDWYQDEGYYGARVLQDSVWVEGEAQGEPEVHIQIKVEEGPLYVIRDVSFEGNTEYTDAQLRTALGFEVGEPYSKKKFEQNLYYNPDHSDIASLYTDRGYLRFNAIPTITTTQGDSLDIAFLINEGDIYEFGQITIAGNTKTKEHVVRRELRTIPGQTYSRQAIERSVRELVTLNYFAQEELAGGPSIEIDEETRTVGLTYNLTEAGGDQLELSGGWGGFTGLLLQAGVRFNNFSIQNLFDGSAWRPVPSGDGQTLALQVQTNGRFYQNYSLSFTEPWFRGRPNPVGFSLGYTYNGLRSRFVSDQVGEGDSFQLVSARVFNRFRLKWPDDFFQTGTDLSYRLYNINGQGFSNAFGLPVGVSQELNVRQSLTRNSLNNPIFPSAGSSFLFSAEAALPLPGFIQYHKWRLSNDWYLPIFGRLSFGAKADYGYIGSLTGDEVEFQRYLLGGSPLDAQGNFIGFGKDVLFMRGYPLGVISPRQDGEAVGGRIFNQYSAEIQLLAVQSPQLQFAPYLFADAGNAWDSFDTYSPSRLFRSAGFGAKIFLPILGLVDLNYGYQIDPFVPRNSTDTGLPQWRFQFSLGGQ; the protein is encoded by the coding sequence ATGCCTCGTCTCTTTCTTCTGCTCAGCACGCTCGCCGTCGCGCTCTTCTTCACCACGTTTCCTGTTGCGGCGCAGTTGCCCGGACAACAACTCGGTCAGGCCCGGCCGGCTACGCCGCAGGTCTACGAGGTCCTCGGCCTCTCGGTCGCCGGCACAGAAGACGAAAACACGCGCCGTTTTGTCCTCCAGGTGAGCGGGCTGGAAGTCGGGCAACGTGTGCAAATGCCCGTGGACGACGGCATCGCGGAGGCCGTGCGCAAGCTGTACCAGGCCGGCTCGTTTTCCAATGTCGAGGTGCTCGCAGAAAACATCGTGGGCGAGGGCATCTTCCTGCTGATCCGCGTCGAAGAGCAACCGCGGCTCGCCTCGATCCAATTCGAGGGCGTGAAGCGAGGCCAGCGCGACGACCTCGAAGAAACCGTCCCGCTCCTGCGCGGTCGCCCTGTTCGCCCTGCCGACCTTGCCCGCACGGAGCAAGCCATTATCAACTACTTCCGCGATGAAGGCTACCTTCTCGCGACGGTCGACCACACCGTCTCGGTCAACGACAACGGGCGCGCCGACGTCGTCTTCAACGTCGACCGCGGGCGCAAGGTCGAGGTCGAGAACATCTCGTTTGTGGGCAACGACTCGTTCAGCGAGCGCACGCTTCGCAAGCGGCTCAAGAACACACCGGAGGACCGCTGGTGGCGCTTCTGGAGCGGCGAGAGCTTCGTCGCCCAGGACTTTGAGGAAGACCTTCAGACGCTCGTCGACTGGTATCAAGACGAAGGCTACTACGGCGCGCGTGTCCTCCAGGACTCCGTGTGGGTCGAGGGCGAAGCCCAGGGCGAACCCGAAGTACACATTCAGATCAAGGTCGAGGAAGGCCCGCTCTATGTGATCCGCGACGTGAGCTTTGAGGGCAACACCGAGTACACCGACGCTCAGTTGCGCACGGCGCTCGGCTTCGAGGTCGGTGAGCCCTACAGCAAGAAGAAGTTCGAGCAGAACCTCTACTACAACCCCGACCACTCCGACATTGCCAGCCTCTATACGGACCGAGGCTACCTCCGCTTCAACGCCATCCCGACGATCACGACGACACAGGGCGACTCGCTCGACATCGCCTTTCTGATCAACGAGGGTGACATCTACGAGTTTGGCCAGATTACCATCGCTGGCAACACGAAGACGAAGGAGCACGTCGTCCGCCGCGAGCTGCGCACGATTCCGGGGCAGACCTACAGCCGCCAGGCCATCGAGCGCTCGGTGCGCGAACTCGTGACGCTCAACTACTTCGCTCAGGAAGAACTCGCGGGCGGCCCGTCCATCGAGATCGACGAGGAGACGCGCACGGTGGGCCTGACCTACAACCTCACCGAGGCTGGTGGCGACCAACTCGAACTCTCCGGCGGCTGGGGTGGCTTCACTGGTCTCCTCCTCCAGGCGGGCGTCCGGTTCAACAACTTCTCGATCCAGAACCTCTTCGACGGCTCCGCCTGGCGCCCCGTCCCTTCCGGCGATGGGCAGACGCTAGCGCTCCAAGTGCAGACCAACGGTCGGTTTTACCAGAACTACTCGCTGAGCTTCACCGAGCCGTGGTTCCGCGGCCGGCCCAACCCCGTCGGCTTCTCCCTTGGGTACACGTACAACGGGCTCCGGAGCCGCTTCGTCTCAGATCAGGTTGGCGAGGGCGACAGCTTCCAACTTGTGAGCGCGCGCGTCTTTAACCGCTTCCGTCTCAAGTGGCCAGACGACTTCTTCCAGACGGGCACCGACCTTTCGTACCGCCTCTACAACATCAACGGCCAGGGCTTCAGCAACGCGTTTGGCCTGCCTGTGGGTGTGAGCCAGGAACTCAACGTCCGTCAGAGCCTGACGCGCAACTCGCTCAACAATCCCATTTTCCCGAGCGCTGGGTCGAGCTTCCTCTTCTCCGCGGAGGCGGCTCTCCCCCTGCCTGGCTTCATCCAGTACCACAAGTGGCGGCTCTCCAACGACTGGTACCTACCGATCTTCGGGCGCCTCTCGTTCGGAGCGAAGGCCGACTACGGCTATATCGGCTCGCTCACCGGTGACGAGGTTGAGTTCCAGCGCTACCTCCTCGGCGGGTCTCCGCTGGATGCGCAGGGCAACTTCATCGGCTTCGGAAAGGACGTCCTCTTCATGCGCGGCTACCCGCTCGGTGTGATCTCGCCGCGTCAAGATGGCGAGGCCGTGGGCGGCCGCATCTTCAACCAGTACAGCGCCGAGATCCAGCTACTCGCCGTGCAGTCGCCGCAGCTCCAGTTCGCACCGTATCTCTTCGCCGACGCAGGCAACGCGTGGGACAGCTTCGACACCTACAGCCCGAGCCGGCTCTTCCGCTCGGCAGGCTTTGGTGCCAAGATCTTCCTCCCCATCCTCGGGCTCGTGGACCTCAACTATGGCTATCAAATCGACCCGTTTGTGCCGCGCAATTCCACGGACACGGGCCTCCCGCAGTGGCGCTTCCAGTTTTCGCTAGGCGGCCAGTAA
- a CDS encoding isoprenyl transferase, with amino-acid sequence MPDVQLTKTKQTDADRATQAALKARGVIPTHIACIMDGNGRWAQSQGQPRVVGHKHGVTSVRDVTEACAQLGVKHLTLYTFSTENWHRPADEVSALMTLLVRTLRGEIKRLDANGIRLRAFGDLSRLPTKGRREMVEGMERTASNTRMSLNLALSYSGRWELVEAARALARDVAAGRLDPNDIDEASIERHLTTYGLPDPDLLIRTGGDLRVSNFLLWQIAYTEIVVTERFWPAFRREALYDAVRAFQDRERRFGRVPAPEPA; translated from the coding sequence GTGCCGGACGTACAGCTCACCAAGACGAAGCAGACGGATGCCGACCGCGCCACGCAGGCGGCGCTGAAGGCCCGCGGCGTCATCCCGACGCACATTGCCTGCATCATGGATGGCAACGGGCGGTGGGCGCAGTCCCAGGGTCAGCCCCGCGTGGTCGGGCACAAGCACGGCGTCACCTCAGTCCGCGACGTCACCGAGGCATGCGCCCAACTGGGCGTGAAGCACCTCACGCTCTACACGTTCTCGACCGAAAACTGGCACCGCCCTGCGGACGAGGTGTCCGCGCTGATGACGCTGCTCGTCCGCACGCTGCGCGGCGAGATCAAGCGCCTCGACGCCAACGGCATCCGCCTGCGTGCCTTCGGCGACCTGTCGCGGCTGCCGACCAAGGGGCGCCGGGAAATGGTGGAAGGGATGGAGCGCACCGCCAGCAACACACGGATGTCGCTCAACCTGGCGCTGTCCTATTCGGGTCGCTGGGAGCTTGTCGAGGCCGCCCGCGCGCTCGCCCGCGACGTTGCAGCGGGCCGCCTAGACCCCAACGACATCGACGAGGCATCGATCGAGCGGCACCTCACCACCTACGGGCTGCCGGATCCCGACTTGCTCATCCGCACGGGCGGCGACCTGCGCGTCTCCAACTTCCTGCTCTGGCAGATCGCCTACACCGAGATCGTAGTGACCGAGCGCTTCTGGCCCGCGTTCCGGCGCGAGGCGCTCTACGATGCCGTCCGCGCGTTTCAGGACCGCGAGCGGCGCTTCGGTCGAGTTCCTGCGCCCGAACCTGCCTAA
- the rseP gene encoding RIP metalloprotease RseP, protein MDFLLTAFSYVFWVALALSILVFVHELGHYLAARLFGMRVDKFSIGFPPKIIGKKFGDTEWVIGATPLGGYVKIAGMIDESMDADFVGSEPQPDEFRSKPVWQRIVVITAGVIFNLIFAFLIYIGLAWGYGDTFIPAENVEQVYVADGSIAYEMGLRTGDRVVAVNGEALERYDDFERPDAFVADPYTVTVERDGREQTFTGPDQLLSRLSSVDAPEPGISPFGTSIQPAIIGAVFGDSAADEAGLLPGDQLLTLNGEPVSLWNQLTDAVQAADGAAVALTFARPTLDGEETADAVETLTLVEERADAVVYETSLAPRFDEDLERYLIGIAGPDGAILEEVFGIERRDLGLGQAIATGSQDATRMLSLYVTAVGRLFTGKEDVRESVGGPVMIAKVTKEAADTGMYGFWQIVAFLSVALAVMNILPIPALDGGHLVFLVYEGITRREPSVRVRMVAQQVGFVLLLALMVFVIFNDIARF, encoded by the coding sequence ATGGACTTCCTGCTCACGGCCTTCTCCTACGTCTTCTGGGTGGCGCTCGCGCTCAGCATCCTCGTGTTCGTGCACGAATTGGGCCACTACCTCGCCGCTCGGCTCTTCGGGATGCGCGTAGACAAGTTCTCGATCGGCTTCCCGCCGAAGATCATCGGCAAAAAGTTCGGCGACACGGAGTGGGTGATCGGCGCGACCCCGCTCGGGGGCTACGTCAAGATCGCGGGCATGATCGACGAGTCGATGGACGCCGACTTCGTTGGCAGCGAGCCGCAGCCCGACGAGTTTCGCTCCAAGCCGGTGTGGCAGCGCATCGTGGTCATCACGGCGGGCGTGATCTTCAACCTCATCTTCGCCTTCCTGATCTACATCGGGCTAGCCTGGGGCTACGGCGACACGTTCATTCCCGCCGAAAATGTCGAGCAGGTCTACGTCGCTGATGGGTCTATCGCCTACGAGATGGGGCTGCGCACAGGCGACCGCGTCGTGGCAGTCAACGGCGAGGCGCTGGAGCGCTATGACGACTTCGAGCGACCCGACGCCTTCGTTGCCGACCCGTACACCGTCACTGTCGAGCGCGACGGTCGCGAACAGACGTTCACCGGTCCCGACCAGTTGCTGTCGCGTCTGAGCAGCGTCGACGCTCCCGAGCCAGGTATTTCGCCATTCGGTACCTCAATCCAGCCCGCTATCATCGGCGCCGTGTTCGGGGATTCGGCGGCCGACGAAGCAGGGCTGCTCCCAGGCGACCAGCTGCTTACGCTCAACGGCGAGCCGGTTTCACTCTGGAACCAGTTGACCGACGCCGTGCAAGCCGCCGACGGCGCAGCGGTCGCGCTGACATTCGCCCGGCCCACCCTTGACGGCGAGGAGACCGCAGATGCTGTCGAGACGCTCACGCTCGTCGAAGAGCGAGCCGATGCCGTCGTCTACGAAACGAGCCTGGCTCCGCGCTTCGATGAGGACCTGGAGCGCTACCTGATTGGCATCGCCGGACCAGACGGGGCGATTCTGGAAGAGGTGTTCGGCATCGAGCGGCGTGACTTGGGGCTCGGCCAGGCCATCGCGACCGGTTCGCAGGACGCCACGCGCATGCTGTCGCTCTACGTCACGGCGGTCGGGCGCCTCTTCACCGGCAAGGAAGACGTGCGCGAGTCGGTTGGTGGTCCGGTGATGATCGCCAAGGTCACCAAGGAAGCCGCCGACACCGGGATGTACGGCTTCTGGCAGATCGTGGCCTTCCTCTCCGTGGCACTCGCGGTGATGAACATCCTCCCCATCCCTGCACTCGACGGAGGACATCTGGTGTTCCTGGTCTACGAGGGCATCACCCGCCGCGAGCCGTCGGTGCGGGTCCGCATGGTCGCCCAGCAAGTCGGGTTCGTGCTCCTGTTGGCGCTGATGGTGTTCGTGATCTTCAACGACATCGCGCGGTTTTAG
- a CDS encoding 1-deoxy-D-xylulose-5-phosphate reductoisomerase, whose translation MLPASLSAVHTTGRVSIAPRGIALLGATGSIGTQALDIVRLFPDRLRVRALTAGNNAELLAAQAEEFRPALVVIGDEAAAPGLRRRLGPLGIDVLTGDEGLCEAARVDEADLVLTAVVGSCGLLPTLAAIEAGRTIALANKETLVVGGALVAAAAKRNSVAILPVDSEHSAIFQCLVGEPPDSVERLTLTASGGPFRTRPAHTFSAITRAEALNHPNWSMGAKVTIDSATLMNKGLEVIEARWLFDLGPEQIDVLVHPQSIIHSMVTFADGSAKAQLGVPTMKVPIQYALTYPDRWPAPHPRLDWTTLRRLDFELPDTDRFPCLRLAFEALDAGGTAPCALNAANEVAVASFLRDEIGFTDIPRIVSDALDYNAGQPHASLSHPDVDTLVGADALARRRAQELRRAVAL comes from the coding sequence ATGCTCCCCGCTTCTCTGTCCGCAGTGCACACCACTGGGCGTGTGTCCATCGCGCCACGTGGAATCGCCCTCCTAGGCGCGACCGGATCTATCGGTACACAGGCACTCGATATCGTCCGGCTCTTCCCCGATCGACTGCGCGTGCGAGCACTTACCGCAGGGAACAACGCCGAGCTGCTTGCGGCTCAAGCCGAGGAGTTTCGCCCCGCACTCGTGGTTATCGGCGATGAAGCGGCCGCCCCGGGACTACGCCGTCGGCTCGGACCGCTCGGCATCGATGTGTTGACGGGCGACGAAGGGCTGTGCGAGGCCGCGCGGGTGGACGAGGCCGACCTCGTGCTCACCGCTGTCGTGGGTTCGTGTGGCTTGTTGCCTACGCTTGCCGCCATCGAGGCGGGTAGGACAATCGCGCTGGCGAACAAGGAAACGCTCGTCGTTGGGGGCGCCTTGGTAGCCGCCGCGGCGAAGCGGAACAGCGTGGCCATTCTGCCTGTCGACAGCGAGCACTCGGCCATTTTTCAATGCCTCGTGGGCGAGCCCCCTGACTCGGTCGAGCGCCTGACCCTCACGGCATCGGGGGGGCCGTTCCGCACACGACCGGCGCACACGTTCTCCGCCATCACGCGCGCAGAGGCGCTCAACCATCCCAACTGGTCGATGGGCGCCAAGGTCACCATCGACTCGGCGACGCTGATGAACAAAGGGCTCGAAGTCATCGAGGCCCGGTGGCTCTTCGACCTCGGCCCTGAGCAGATCGACGTGCTCGTGCACCCGCAGTCGATCATCCACTCGATGGTCACCTTCGCCGACGGCTCGGCGAAGGCACAACTCGGCGTCCCGACGATGAAGGTGCCGATCCAGTACGCGCTCACCTATCCAGACCGCTGGCCGGCTCCGCACCCCCGACTCGACTGGACGACGCTGCGCCGCCTCGACTTCGAGCTACCGGACACTGACCGCTTTCCGTGCCTGCGCCTGGCCTTCGAGGCGCTTGACGCTGGTGGGACGGCGCCGTGCGCTCTCAACGCCGCCAACGAAGTGGCCGTGGCCTCGTTTCTACGCGACGAGATCGGCTTCACGGACATTCCGCGCATCGTTTCGGACGCGCTCGACTACAACGCAGGCCAGCCGCACGCTTCGTTGTCGCACCCAGACGTAGACACGCTCGTAGGTGCCGACGCGCTGGCGCGGCGGCGTGCCCAGGAACTCCGCCGTGCCGTCGCCCTTTAG
- a CDS encoding GNAT family N-acetyltransferase, which translates to MKLFDALHPRLTVEPVARQHAPAIQRLAADARVAATTRLPHPYPEDGAVTFVAEATEAWAAGTDFAFAITVDDVCVGTCTLKQVRDGQAELGYWIGVPHWGQGYASWAARLVVTYGFEQLGLARVEAHVLEGNPASGRVLEKLGFAEFRRDAAPCGCGDEGDQAIFYALSADAWSAVL; encoded by the coding sequence ATGAAGCTCTTCGACGCCCTGCACCCTCGCCTGACCGTCGAGCCGGTTGCACGGCAGCACGCGCCCGCCATCCAGCGGCTCGCTGCAGACGCCCGGGTGGCTGCGACGACACGCCTACCCCATCCCTACCCGGAAGACGGTGCGGTAACCTTTGTCGCAGAGGCGACGGAAGCCTGGGCGGCTGGAACCGACTTCGCGTTCGCCATCACGGTGGATGACGTCTGCGTTGGCACATGTACGCTCAAACAGGTACGCGACGGGCAGGCCGAACTCGGATACTGGATTGGTGTGCCTCACTGGGGGCAAGGCTATGCAAGCTGGGCGGCGCGATTAGTCGTCACGTATGGGTTCGAGCAGCTGGGGCTGGCCCGCGTTGAAGCGCACGTGTTGGAAGGGAATCCCGCATCGGGACGCGTACTGGAAAAGCTAGGCTTTGCCGAATTCAGACGCGATGCGGCGCCATGCGGCTGTGGCGACGAAGGCGACCAGGCGATCTTTTACGCGCTCAGCGCCGACGCCTGGTCGGCGGTCCTTTGA
- a CDS encoding NUDIX hydrolase: protein MPIRPWTTLASKTLIERWWMTLRQDRVRLPNGTVLDEYHVLHYPDWALALPITDDGQVVMVEQYRYGVERLSLEFPAGAVDPDEDVETAARRELLEETGYTASGWTYLGKGAVEPGRHTNYGHVFVAAGAHRIAEPHLDAAEDLAVRLVAADELPARVADGSITHSTHIAAVFWAIHAGLLSG from the coding sequence ATGCCCATTCGTCCGTGGACGACGCTCGCCTCTAAAACCCTGATTGAGCGTTGGTGGATGACGCTACGCCAAGACCGGGTGCGCCTGCCCAACGGCACGGTGCTGGACGAGTACCATGTGCTGCACTACCCCGACTGGGCGCTCGCCCTGCCCATCACGGACGACGGCCAGGTCGTGATGGTCGAGCAATACCGCTACGGGGTGGAGCGGCTGTCGCTGGAGTTTCCCGCAGGCGCAGTGGACCCCGATGAGGACGTAGAAACCGCTGCGCGACGCGAACTGCTCGAAGAGACCGGCTACACAGCCTCGGGCTGGACCTACCTCGGCAAAGGGGCCGTCGAGCCAGGGCGGCACACCAACTACGGCCACGTGTTCGTCGCGGCGGGCGCCCACCGCATCGCGGAGCCACATCTCGACGCTGCCGAAGATTTGGCTGTGCGTCTCGTGGCAGCGGACGAGCTACCGGCACGGGTGGCCGACGGCTCCATCACGCACAGCACGCACATCGCAGCCGTCTTCTGGGCCATCCATGCTGGCCTCCTGAGCGGCTGA